One region of Salvia miltiorrhiza cultivar Shanhuang (shh) chromosome 3, IMPLAD_Smil_shh, whole genome shotgun sequence genomic DNA includes:
- the LOC131015191 gene encoding probable serine/threonine-protein kinase PBL10, producing MAIEYDEIRKATKNFKSEVLGRGGSGSVIYKGWIDERKLTAVKPASGIAVAIKKMNIQGYQPHQEQWVDEINHLRQLRHPNLVKLIGYGCNTDERIVVYEFMPKGSLYNHLFTSGHEALPWATRTKVAIGAATALAFLHALEIPVIHGTLRSSDILFDGDFNTKLSDFGIPKIRPNANGCYDMAVFGNTLMYAAPEYIMTGCPSTRSDVYGFGVVLLELMSGRPVMDRTRPAEECQLVKWARPYLRDERRVGEMMDSRLMGEYTLKEACKLANIALHCVSEAPRLRPTMSEVVAQLEQL from the exons ATGGCCATAGAATATGATGAGATAAGAAAAGCTACGAAAAACTTCAAATCCGAGGTGTTGGGGAGAGGAGGATCCGGTAGCGTTATTTACAAGGGATGGATTGACGAGCGCAAGCTTACCGCAGTGAAGCCTGCATCTGGAATTGCTGTTGCTATCAAGAAGATGAATATTCAAGGATATCAACCACATCAGGAGCAGTGGGTT GATGAAATAAATCATTTGAGGCAACTCCGTCACCCGAATTTGGTGAAGCTTATTGGATATGGCTGTAACACAGACGAGAGGATTGTGGTGTATGAGTTCATGCCCAAAGGAAGCTTGTACAATCACTTGTTCACAA GTGGGCATGAAGCCCTTCCTTGGGCAACAAGAACCAAAGTGGCTATAGGTGCTGCTACAGCTCTCGCCTTCTTGCACGCCTTGGAAATACCAGTCATACATGGAACCCTTCGAAGTAGTGATATTCTTTTCGATGga GACTTCAACACCAAGTTGTCGGACTTTGGCATTCCAAAAATTAGACCTAATGCTAACGGTTGTTATGATATGGCAGTATTCGGAAATACTCTTATGTATGCTGCTCCCGAGTACATAATGACAG GTTGCCCGAGCACGAGAAGTGATGTGTATGGGTTTGGAGTGGTTCTGCTAGAACTGATGTCGGGGCGTCCGGTTATGGACAGAACGCGGCCTGCTGAAGAGTGTCAGCTGGTGAAGTGGGCAAGACCTTATCTGAGAGACGAGAGGAGAGTGGGGGAGATGATGGATAGCAGATTAATGGGTGAATATACTCTCAAAGAGGCATGCAAACTTGCCAACATAGCTCTGCATTGTGTGAGTGAAGCTCCAAGATTAAGACCAACGATGTCTGAGGTTGTAGCTCAACTCGAACAATTGTAA
- the LOC131015192 gene encoding probable serine/threonine-protein kinase PBL18 — translation MAIEYEEIRKATKNFESEVLVGRGGFGSVIYNGWIDEQKLTAVKPASGIAVAINKMNLQQHKEWVDEINYLRQLRHPNLVKLIGYGCNTDKRIVVYEFMPKGSLYNHLFTSGHEALPWATRTKVAIGAATALAFLHALEIPVIHGALQSSDILFDGDFNTKLSNFGIARECPTGCDAAQFINIYGAPEYITTGRSSTRSDVYGFGVVLLELMSGRPVWDRTRPAEEGQLVKWARPYLRDERRVGEMMDSRLMGEYTIKEACKLANIALHCVSEAPKLRPTMSEVVAQLEQL, via the exons ATGGCCATAGAATATGAAGAGATAAGAAAAGCTACAAAAAACTTCGAATCCGAGGTGTTGGTGGGGAGAGGAGGATTCGGTAGCGTTATTTATAATGGATGGATTGACGAGCAGAAGCTTACCGCAGTGAAGCCTGCATCTGGAATTGCTGTTGCTATCAACAAGATGAATCTTCAACAACATAAGGAGTGGGTG gatgaaataaattatttgaggCAACTCCGTCACCCGAATTTGGTGAAGCTTATTGGATATGGCTGTAACACAGACAAGAGGATTGTGGTGTATGAGTTCATGCCCAAAGGAAGCTTGTACAATCACTTGTTCACAA GTGGGCATGAAGCCCTTCCTTGGGCAACAAGAACCAAAGTGGCTATAGGTGCTGCTACAGCTCTCGCCTTCTTGCACGCCTTGGAAATACCAGTCATACATGGAGCCCTTCAAAGTAGTGATATTCTTTTCGATGGA GACTTCAACACCAAGTTGTCCAACTTTGGCATTGCAAGAGAGTGTCCTACTGGTTGCGATGCGGCACAATTCATAAATATATACGGTGCCCCGGAGTACATAACGACAG GTCGCTCGAGCACGAGAAGTGATGTGTACGGGTTTGGAGTGGTTCTGCTAGAGCTGATGTCGGGGCGTCCGGTTTGGGACAGAACGCGGCCTGCTGAAGAGGGTCAGCTGGTGAAGTGGGCAAGACCTTATCTGAGAGACGAGAGGAGAGTTGGGGAGATGATGGATAGCAGATTAATGGGTGAATATACTATCAAAGAGGCATGCAAACTTGCCAACATAGCTTTGCATTGTGTGAGTGAAGCTCCAAAATTAAGACCAACGATGTCTGAGGTTGTAGCTCAACTAGAACAACTGTAA
- the LOC131015190 gene encoding protein CHLOROPLAST VESICULATION, producing the protein MASSSYCSLNFPAPPTASPSSPISATPRVSCSSTAPRERSWRNRCVLGLTCAIIGLDGGDFAVVAGDQDRAMAMDMQSSTLAVAAPTRWSEKRACLPWRINSLETIVPENLPRPSARRRWEATGFSETAPPVRVAVKSGAKGCFSM; encoded by the exons ATGGCTAGTTCAAGCTACTGCTCCCTCAATTTTCCCGCGCCTCCAACGGCATCACCTTCGTCGCCAATTTCAGCGACGCCGCGAGTTTCATG CTCGTCGACAGCTCCGAGGGAGCGATCGTGGAGGAATCGATGTGTGCTAGGCTTAACGTGCGCGATAATCGGCCTCGACGGAGGCGATTTCGCGGTGGTGGCGGGGGATCAGGATAGAGCTATGGCGATGGATATGCAATCATCGACGCTCGCCGTCGCGGCTCCGACGAGATGGAGCGAAAAGAGGGCTTGCCTGCCGTGGCGGATCAATTCGCTTGAAACGATCGTGCCGGAGAACCTGCCGCGGCCGTCGGCGCGGCGGCGGTGGGAGGCCACTGGCTTCTCTGAGACGGCTCCGCCGGTTAGGGTTGCGGTGAAATCAGGCGCTAAGGGTTGTTTCAGtatgtaa